Proteins from one Mycobacterium sp. EPa45 genomic window:
- a CDS encoding alpha/beta fold hydrolase gives MRIIRAGAGRPPLVFVHGFACDGTDWRAQLDSLAPRTTVIVCDLPGHGPSPVIPAECTIEAFGAGLANVLAELALPPAILVGHSMGCRVVLEANRVRPDLVSGLVLVDGSRIAAGDPAAARQAMADEIAGDGYPLFVRQFFESMFFPASDPALAEAIVERALRLPATVGRALMTDLAGWDADRVEGALDGVTVPLLVIQSTTMDAARERISLTSDSSSGWVDLVRAHVPQAVIARLHGSDHFPHIALADEVTRLIADFASLEPVSAER, from the coding sequence GTGCGCATCATCAGAGCCGGTGCCGGGCGTCCCCCGCTGGTCTTCGTGCATGGCTTCGCGTGCGACGGGACGGACTGGCGCGCTCAGCTCGACTCGTTGGCTCCCAGGACCACCGTCATCGTGTGCGACCTGCCCGGCCATGGTCCGAGCCCGGTCATTCCGGCCGAGTGCACCATCGAGGCTTTCGGCGCGGGCCTGGCGAATGTGCTGGCGGAGTTGGCGTTACCACCTGCGATCCTCGTGGGGCACAGCATGGGATGCCGGGTGGTGCTGGAGGCGAACCGCGTGCGGCCCGACCTGGTGTCCGGGTTGGTGCTCGTGGACGGCAGCCGGATCGCAGCGGGCGACCCCGCGGCCGCCAGACAGGCCATGGCCGATGAGATCGCCGGCGACGGCTACCCGCTATTCGTGCGGCAGTTCTTCGAATCGATGTTCTTCCCGGCGAGCGATCCTGCTCTCGCCGAAGCGATCGTCGAGCGCGCACTGCGGCTTCCAGCCACGGTGGGCAGGGCCCTGATGACCGACCTGGCCGGCTGGGATGCCGACCGAGTGGAGGGTGCGCTCGACGGGGTGACTGTTCCGTTGCTCGTCATCCAGAGCACGACGATGGACGCCGCACGCGAACGGATTTCGCTCACATCGGACTCGAGCTCGGGGTGGGTCGACCTGGTTCGCGCGCACGTGCCTCAGGCAGTCATCGCCAGACTGCATGGATCAGACCACTTTCCGCACATCGCACTGGCGGACGAGGTAACCCGGCTGATCGCCGACTTTGCTTCTCTGGAACCGGTGTCAGCCGAACGGTGA
- the pabB gene encoding aminodeoxychorismate synthase component I: MRVILVDNYDSFTYNLYQLIGEVNGQPPTVVRNDTPWAEIRFDEFDAAVISPGPGRPDRDRDFGVSARVILDSGLPVLGVCLGHQGLCHLFGGAVVNAPEPMHGRISPVHHTGVDLFAGIPSPFDVVRYHSLAVTSLPEDLEELAWTEDGVVMGVRHRRLPLWGLQFHPESISSTYGHELLANFFALAADHSASAVSTPTADAESPRYDLHVQHLDVHPDALTAYSSLFAGGDYGFWLDSSSVIDGLSRFSFMGNGDGPLAEHVTYSVTDSTVTVRGSDGSAKRVRQSFFDYLDDQLRAREVPAPDGLPFEFNLGYVGYLGYELKAETGGTAAHESDAPDAALLFADRALVLDHATRTSYLLALSYSGDTAEAEAWLTTTAEALRTLPAAPTDPAPKLTLSGPAMTDPDIGMNVELRHDKAAYLKRIDECFDEINAGESYEICMTNMVTVHTQIEVLPTFAHLRRVSPVPFGALLDFGDVAVLSASPERFLSIDLHGTVEAKPIKGTRPRGKNADEDRAFVAELRDNPKDRAENLMIVDLLRNDLNTVCSVGSVHVPNLFDVETYAAVHQLVSTIRGTLAPGRSAVDCIRAAFPGGSMTGAPKVRTMEIIDRLEQGPRGVYSGALGWFSLSGASDLSIVIRTLVVDSGRVSFGVGGAVVALSDPDGEFDETVVKSRAMMTALAASYEDAKASSDAGRT; encoded by the coding sequence ATGCGCGTCATCCTGGTCGACAACTACGACTCCTTCACCTACAACCTCTATCAGCTGATCGGCGAGGTGAACGGCCAGCCGCCGACCGTCGTCCGTAACGACACCCCTTGGGCTGAAATCCGATTCGACGAATTCGACGCTGCGGTCATCTCACCCGGCCCCGGCCGGCCCGACCGCGACCGCGACTTCGGCGTGAGCGCCCGGGTGATCCTCGACAGTGGCCTGCCGGTGCTCGGCGTCTGCCTCGGCCACCAGGGTCTGTGCCACCTCTTCGGCGGCGCGGTGGTCAATGCACCCGAGCCCATGCATGGTCGCATCTCCCCCGTCCACCACACCGGTGTCGACCTGTTCGCCGGCATCCCGTCACCGTTCGACGTCGTGCGCTATCACTCGCTGGCCGTCACGTCTCTTCCCGAGGACCTCGAGGAGCTGGCGTGGACCGAGGACGGCGTCGTGATGGGGGTGCGACACCGACGACTTCCGCTGTGGGGCTTGCAATTCCATCCCGAATCCATCAGCAGCACCTACGGGCACGAGTTGCTGGCCAACTTCTTTGCCCTCGCCGCAGACCACTCGGCGTCCGCCGTCTCCACCCCCACGGCGGACGCCGAGTCTCCCCGCTACGACCTGCACGTGCAACACCTCGATGTCCATCCCGATGCACTGACGGCCTACAGTTCGCTGTTCGCCGGTGGCGACTACGGCTTCTGGCTGGACAGCAGTTCGGTGATCGACGGGTTGTCCCGGTTCTCATTCATGGGTAACGGTGACGGGCCGCTCGCCGAGCATGTCACGTACAGCGTCACCGACAGCACCGTCACCGTCCGGGGCTCGGACGGGAGCGCCAAACGGGTTCGCCAGTCGTTCTTCGACTATCTGGACGATCAACTGCGCGCCCGTGAGGTGCCGGCACCCGACGGCCTGCCCTTCGAGTTCAACCTCGGCTACGTCGGCTATCTGGGCTACGAACTCAAGGCCGAGACCGGGGGCACCGCGGCGCATGAGTCCGACGCGCCCGACGCCGCCCTGCTGTTCGCCGACCGCGCCCTGGTCCTCGACCACGCCACCCGCACCAGTTACCTTCTGGCGCTGTCATATTCGGGTGATACCGCCGAGGCCGAGGCCTGGCTTACCACCACCGCCGAAGCGCTGCGTACCCTGCCTGCGGCTCCCACGGATCCGGCACCCAAGCTCACGCTGTCCGGCCCGGCCATGACCGATCCTGACATCGGCATGAACGTCGAATTGAGGCACGACAAGGCCGCCTACCTCAAGCGGATCGACGAGTGCTTCGACGAGATCAACGCCGGTGAATCGTATGAGATCTGCATGACGAACATGGTCACCGTCCACACCCAGATCGAGGTGTTGCCGACCTTCGCCCACCTGCGACGGGTCAGCCCGGTTCCGTTCGGCGCCCTGCTCGACTTCGGTGACGTGGCCGTGCTCAGCGCGTCACCGGAGCGGTTCCTCTCGATCGACCTGCACGGAACCGTCGAGGCCAAGCCGATCAAGGGCACCCGCCCCCGGGGCAAGAACGCTGACGAGGATCGTGCGTTCGTGGCCGAGCTGCGCGACAACCCGAAGGACCGCGCCGAGAACCTCATGATCGTGGACCTTCTGCGCAACGACCTCAACACCGTCTGCTCGGTGGGATCGGTCCACGTGCCGAATCTGTTCGACGTCGAAACCTATGCGGCGGTGCATCAGCTGGTGTCCACGATCCGCGGCACACTCGCCCCAGGCCGCTCCGCGGTGGACTGCATCCGCGCCGCCTTCCCCGGCGGTTCGATGACCGGTGCCCCCAAGGTCCGCACGATGGAGATCATCGACCGGCTCGAGCAGGGCCCACGGGGCGTGTATTCCGGTGCGCTCGGCTGGTTTTCACTCTCCGGGGCCAGCGACCTGTCGATCGTGATCCGCACCCTGGTCGTCGACTCCGGGCGGGTGAGCTTCGGCGTCGGCGGCGCGGTCGTCGCCCTCTCCGATCCCGACGGCGAATTCGACGAGACGGTCGTCAAGTCGCGGGCGATGATGACCGCGCTGGCCGCCAGCTACGAGGACGCGAAAGCGTCCTCCGACGCAGGCCGGACGTGA
- a CDS encoding chorismate mutase family protein translates to MRELADLKVVAAKEDHDILAMLRAELDRIDVQFLGALGARVAVCRSIAHYKREHGVPMMQPHRIGVVQQRAARFAEAHDLDSTFMKQLYDLIINETCRIEDLIIDADLDGSAA, encoded by the coding sequence ATGCGAGAACTGGCAGACCTCAAAGTCGTTGCGGCCAAAGAGGACCACGACATCCTCGCGATGCTGCGCGCCGAGCTGGACCGCATCGACGTGCAGTTCCTCGGGGCACTGGGTGCGCGGGTTGCCGTGTGCCGCAGCATCGCCCACTACAAGCGCGAGCACGGGGTGCCGATGATGCAGCCGCACCGGATCGGCGTGGTGCAGCAGCGGGCAGCCCGCTTCGCCGAGGCCCACGACCTCGATTCCACCTTCATGAAGCAGCTGTACGACCTGATCATCAACGAGACGTGCCGCATCGAGGATCTGATCATCGATGCCGACCTCGACGGGAGCGCCGCCTGA
- a CDS encoding phenylacetate--CoA ligase family protein, translating into MTTHLHETAPERRDALRPRLRNVAGIRLAEDLDSLSRTEIDDIQQHNLRATLGAARQSINVWRSFPALAAVDTVDDFSSLPLLSAADVAAGCPPHSAALLFDQSPGLVLRSSGTASRPKVLYHSWDFTDRVGHLGVRGVRAALQTPPSRVANCLWPGDLNGAFLFVQDITRSLPALSFAMGELTATADAAAVIAAHGIDTLVASPAYGAELVAGTPDLPLRNFLFIGESLGAERERVVRSAAPDITVRSLAYSTSETGPIGYQCRHQSGSVHHIHEDAVLLEVVDETGRPVAPGTPGELVVTPLTTSGMALMRYRLGDRGQLLSGSCACGSTARTVKLLGRMPNSMTVDTITFSSDHLLAALASLGVHQPSDCQFQVLWEAHRYRVRMLLSPAIPEVTTDTVRAALHHAHEINEIIVNPRCAAFEVQHAAIDQFARTQRGKVPVLYQHGITG; encoded by the coding sequence ATGACCACGCACCTGCACGAGACGGCACCCGAGCGTCGTGACGCACTGAGGCCCCGGTTGCGCAACGTGGCAGGGATCCGCCTCGCTGAGGACCTCGATTCGTTGTCCCGCACCGAGATCGACGACATTCAGCAACACAACCTGCGTGCCACGCTGGGGGCCGCACGCCAATCCATCAACGTGTGGCGTAGCTTCCCCGCGCTTGCGGCCGTCGACACCGTCGACGACTTCTCTTCGCTGCCGCTTCTGTCGGCCGCGGATGTGGCTGCGGGCTGCCCGCCGCACTCGGCGGCTCTGCTGTTCGACCAGAGCCCCGGGCTGGTGCTGCGGTCGAGCGGGACCGCCAGCCGGCCGAAGGTTCTCTACCACTCGTGGGACTTCACCGACCGGGTTGGGCATCTGGGCGTGCGTGGTGTGCGCGCCGCCCTGCAGACACCACCGAGCCGGGTGGCGAACTGCCTCTGGCCCGGTGACTTGAACGGCGCGTTCCTGTTCGTCCAAGACATCACCCGCTCGCTTCCGGCGCTCTCCTTCGCGATGGGTGAGCTGACCGCGACCGCCGACGCCGCGGCCGTCATCGCCGCCCACGGCATCGACACCTTGGTGGCGTCGCCGGCTTACGGCGCCGAACTGGTGGCCGGAACGCCAGACCTGCCGTTGCGCAACTTCCTGTTCATCGGCGAGTCGTTGGGAGCCGAACGGGAGCGCGTAGTGCGCTCGGCCGCGCCGGATATCACCGTGCGATCGCTGGCCTACTCGACGTCGGAAACCGGTCCCATCGGATACCAGTGCCGACACCAGAGCGGCTCCGTGCACCACATCCACGAGGACGCCGTTCTTCTCGAGGTCGTCGACGAGACCGGCCGGCCGGTGGCTCCCGGTACTCCCGGCGAGCTCGTCGTCACCCCCCTGACCACCTCGGGGATGGCGCTCATGCGCTATCGGCTCGGCGACCGCGGCCAGCTGCTCAGCGGCAGTTGTGCCTGCGGTAGCACCGCCCGCACGGTCAAACTCCTTGGCCGCATGCCGAATTCGATGACCGTGGACACGATCACGTTCTCCAGCGATCACCTGCTGGCAGCGTTGGCCAGCCTGGGCGTGCATCAGCCGAGTGACTGCCAATTCCAGGTCCTCTGGGAGGCCCACCGCTACCGGGTTCGCATGCTGCTGTCACCGGCCATCCCCGAGGTGACTACCGACACGGTGCGCGCCGCCCTGCACCACGCCCACGAGATCAACGAAATCATCGTCAACCCGCGCTGCGCGGCCTTCGAGGTGCAGCACGCGGCCATCGATCAGTTCGCCCGCACCCAGCGGGGCAAGGTGCCGGTCCTCTACCAGCACGGAATCACTGGTTAA
- a CDS encoding SigB/SigF/SigG family RNA polymerase sigma factor — protein sequence MSEYSELTAMFRHLKTLEDGSPAFRRQRNDIIECALPLADHIARRYSGRGEPFDDLVQAARTGLVNSVNRYDVDNGADFLSFAVPTMMGEVRRHFRDHTWAVKVPRRVKELQPQLNKARAELAQRLGRAPKIVEIAEHLGIARELVVEGTIGGAQYSTISTDMPTGNGDDYRPVGDVIGRVDPKLDKILDIETVRPLIAALPERQRTVLNLRFFENMTQSQIAERIGCSQMHVSRLLTRALETVRNRAAEPWLAAAG from the coding sequence ATGTCGGAATATTCGGAATTGACGGCGATGTTCCGTCACCTCAAGACCCTCGAAGACGGGTCGCCGGCATTCCGCCGTCAGCGCAACGACATCATCGAATGCGCATTGCCGCTGGCCGATCACATCGCGCGGCGGTACAGCGGCCGGGGAGAACCGTTCGACGACCTCGTGCAGGCAGCGCGGACCGGCCTGGTCAACTCGGTCAACCGCTACGACGTCGACAACGGAGCGGACTTCCTGTCGTTCGCCGTGCCTACCATGATGGGCGAGGTTCGCCGCCACTTCCGCGACCACACGTGGGCGGTCAAGGTGCCGCGACGCGTCAAAGAGCTTCAGCCGCAACTCAATAAGGCCCGTGCGGAACTAGCGCAACGTCTTGGCCGGGCGCCGAAGATCGTCGAAATCGCCGAACATCTCGGCATCGCACGCGAGCTCGTCGTCGAAGGGACCATCGGTGGCGCCCAGTACTCGACGATATCCACCGATATGCCGACCGGGAATGGTGACGACTACCGACCCGTCGGCGATGTGATCGGCAGGGTCGACCCCAAGCTGGACAAGATTCTGGACATCGAGACGGTACGGCCCCTGATCGCCGCTTTACCCGAGCGGCAGCGGACCGTCCTCAACCTTCGGTTCTTCGAGAACATGACGCAGAGTCAGATCGCCGAACGCATCGGCTGCTCGCAGATGCATGTCTCGCGCCTGCTCACCAGGGCGCTGGAGACGGTGCGCAACCGCGCCGCAGAGCCATGGCTGGCGGCCGCCGGGTAA
- a CDS encoding GAF and ANTAR domain-containing protein, translated as MSNIEHRFLDALGESRGVEAADRLCRTCVELIDVDAAAVSLVFDGINVGTVGASDPQARVYDEMQFVVGEGPCLDSVAHRAPVLVADLADAGEQRWPAYGPMMIDHEIRGVYAVPVVVAGEYVGALDLFRSDPGDLSREQIAGMLVAAELAQLPLLDLLSEDLQAGFSDPTSNAWADLNELSRSEVSQATGMLMAQLGLSATSALARLRAYAYASGRSATSVARDIIDRRLSLEAD; from the coding sequence GTGTCCAACATCGAGCACCGATTCCTCGACGCATTGGGCGAGTCGCGCGGCGTCGAGGCCGCCGACCGGCTGTGCCGAACCTGCGTCGAACTGATCGATGTCGACGCGGCCGCGGTGTCTTTGGTGTTCGACGGCATCAACGTCGGTACGGTCGGCGCCAGTGACCCGCAGGCGCGGGTGTACGACGAGATGCAATTCGTTGTGGGTGAAGGACCTTGTCTGGACTCTGTCGCACATCGCGCGCCGGTGCTGGTCGCCGACCTCGCCGATGCCGGTGAGCAGCGGTGGCCGGCGTATGGACCGATGATGATCGACCATGAGATTCGCGGCGTGTACGCCGTCCCGGTGGTGGTCGCCGGTGAGTATGTCGGGGCGCTCGATTTGTTCCGCAGCGATCCCGGTGACCTGTCCCGTGAGCAGATCGCCGGGATGCTGGTCGCCGCCGAGTTGGCTCAGCTGCCGTTGCTGGATCTGCTGAGCGAAGACTTGCAGGCCGGCTTCTCGGACCCGACGAGCAACGCATGGGCGGACCTCAACGAGCTGTCGCGCTCAGAGGTGAGTCAGGCCACCGGCATGTTGATGGCTCAGCTGGGCCTCAGCGCTACTTCCGCGTTGGCCCGGCTGCGGGCGTACGCGTACGCGTCGGGGCGCAGCGCGACCAGCGTTGCCCGCGACATCATCGACCGTCGATTGTCGCTGGAGGCAGACTGA
- a CDS encoding GAF and ANTAR domain-containing protein, protein MMSAPRETQVLGAVVGLVDSLLDDFDIVELLTDLTEQCAQLLDVRAAGLLLAGPRQDLHLMAATSRSSHDLEILQLQADEGPCLDCFTTGQAISAPDLDVEQARWPRFVAAATEAGFVSVHAVPMRAGGTMLGALGLFGTRQGSLNDADLLVAHSLVHVACVAILQQHSPSPITIGPSLRAALNDRVVVDQATGFVSEVLGASMEDAFDLLRRYAQSHPEHLTDVARQVVGQPARRAGILAALAELVPRA, encoded by the coding sequence ATGATGAGCGCACCCCGGGAAACGCAGGTGCTGGGAGCAGTCGTCGGTTTGGTCGACAGTCTGCTCGACGACTTCGACATCGTCGAGCTGCTGACCGACCTCACCGAACAATGCGCACAGCTTCTCGATGTGCGCGCGGCGGGCCTACTTCTTGCCGGCCCGCGTCAGGATCTTCATCTGATGGCGGCAACCTCGCGGAGCTCGCACGATCTGGAGATCCTCCAACTCCAGGCCGACGAGGGTCCGTGCCTGGACTGTTTCACCACCGGCCAAGCGATTTCGGCGCCCGATCTCGACGTCGAGCAGGCTCGCTGGCCGCGTTTCGTCGCCGCTGCCACCGAGGCCGGCTTCGTCTCGGTGCACGCGGTTCCGATGCGTGCCGGCGGCACGATGCTGGGGGCGCTCGGCCTGTTCGGCACGCGACAAGGGTCGCTGAACGACGCCGATCTGCTCGTCGCGCACTCTCTGGTCCACGTGGCGTGTGTGGCCATCCTGCAACAACATTCACCGAGCCCGATAACCATCGGCCCGTCGCTGCGAGCGGCGTTGAACGATCGCGTGGTGGTCGACCAGGCGACGGGCTTCGTCAGTGAGGTCCTCGGTGCCTCCATGGAGGACGCATTCGATCTCCTGCGCCGGTACGCGCAGAGCCACCCCGAGCATCTGACCGACGTGGCTCGACAGGTGGTCGGTCAACCCGCGCGGCGCGCGGGCATCCTGGCCGCACTCGCGGAACTGGTCCCACGTGCCTGA
- a CDS encoding GAF and ANTAR domain-containing protein, with protein MARTLGDLAVRLQAQKGTGDTLRVIVDAAARIVPGVRWVGISLIQRGSVVAQAPTDPIVAKLDELQSELGDGPCITALREHHTVLIDDMSRESRWPEFVRQAIALEVHSLLSFQLFVEPETLGAMNLYGAQPHCFSQESVDVGTIVAQHAAVAMFGAAAATQFHAALASRDVISQAKGILMQRNNITGVEAFAMLTHASADTNIKLVDVARWLVAEHESGLDRPAP; from the coding sequence TTGGCCCGAACCCTGGGCGACCTCGCGGTGCGTCTGCAAGCCCAGAAGGGCACTGGCGACACCCTGCGCGTCATTGTCGACGCGGCCGCACGGATCGTGCCTGGAGTGCGTTGGGTGGGAATCTCACTGATCCAGCGCGGCAGCGTGGTGGCACAGGCCCCCACCGATCCGATCGTCGCCAAACTCGACGAACTGCAAAGCGAGCTCGGCGACGGCCCCTGCATCACCGCGTTGCGGGAACATCACACCGTCCTCATCGACGACATGTCGCGCGAAAGCCGCTGGCCTGAATTCGTCCGGCAGGCAATTGCGCTGGAGGTGCACAGCCTGCTGTCATTTCAGCTATTCGTTGAACCCGAAACCCTCGGAGCAATGAATCTCTATGGCGCTCAGCCACACTGCTTCAGTCAAGAATCGGTTGATGTCGGCACGATTGTCGCCCAGCACGCGGCGGTGGCGATGTTCGGCGCGGCCGCTGCAACTCAATTCCATGCCGCGCTGGCTAGCCGCGACGTCATCAGCCAAGCCAAAGGCATTCTGATGCAACGTAACAACATCACCGGTGTGGAGGCATTCGCGATGTTGACGCATGCATCGGCGGACACCAACATCAAGCTCGTCGACGTGGCCCGCTGGCTCGTCGCGGAGCATGAATCCGGGCTTGACCGACCAGCGCCTTGA
- a CDS encoding SpoIIE family protein phosphatase — translation MTDAEELWENAPCGQLAATPDGEILRVNATLASWLGVAPKTLCGKQIVDLFTVGGRMHFETHFAPLLQMSGQLDEISMQLSTADGSRRPVFLSANVKADDGGRAVLLRVVIQDARERRTYERALLDERQRAEAEGTRAQALADTLRRSLLPPTLSIPDGLAAAAHYQPSVQDIGGDFYDLFPLSRESSGFFLGDVCGKGPTAAAITSLMRYTMRAAAVVDPDPITVLHRLNSVLAQESGAETPRFCTVVFGTLTQRDGGFAVRLAGGGHPPPLLLEQSGEASYLDVTGGMAVGLSDQPTFVDASLWLGPGDTMLLYSDGLTEALIGDGTRRYDDDGALRRFATTHAPATADALVDQIRYLLTGLGSGVEDDTAVLALGVPR, via the coding sequence ATGACCGACGCCGAGGAACTGTGGGAAAACGCGCCCTGCGGCCAGCTGGCCGCGACCCCCGACGGTGAGATACTGAGGGTCAACGCCACCCTCGCCTCGTGGTTGGGTGTCGCGCCGAAGACGTTGTGCGGCAAGCAGATCGTCGACTTGTTCACGGTCGGCGGACGGATGCACTTCGAAACCCACTTCGCGCCGCTACTGCAGATGAGCGGTCAGCTCGACGAGATCAGCATGCAACTGTCGACCGCCGACGGCTCGCGGCGGCCGGTCTTTCTCAGCGCGAATGTCAAGGCCGACGACGGCGGGCGGGCGGTGCTGCTGCGCGTGGTCATCCAGGACGCCCGCGAACGGCGAACCTACGAACGGGCTCTGCTCGACGAGCGGCAGCGTGCCGAAGCCGAGGGCACCAGGGCACAGGCGCTGGCGGACACCTTGCGAAGATCACTGCTGCCGCCGACGTTGTCGATACCGGATGGTCTCGCCGCGGCCGCTCATTACCAACCTTCCGTTCAGGACATCGGCGGTGATTTCTACGACCTGTTCCCACTGTCGCGCGAATCGTCCGGATTCTTCCTGGGCGACGTGTGCGGCAAAGGCCCGACAGCAGCGGCGATCACGTCGTTGATGCGCTACACAATGCGCGCCGCCGCCGTCGTCGACCCGGACCCCATCACTGTGCTGCACCGGTTGAACTCCGTGCTGGCTCAGGAAAGCGGCGCCGAGACACCCCGGTTCTGCACTGTGGTGTTCGGCACCCTGACTCAGCGAGACGGCGGGTTTGCCGTGCGGTTGGCCGGTGGCGGACATCCACCGCCACTGCTGCTCGAGCAGTCCGGCGAGGCGAGCTATCTGGACGTCACCGGCGGCATGGCGGTCGGCCTCAGCGACCAACCCACGTTCGTCGACGCCTCCCTCTGGCTGGGCCCCGGTGACACGATGCTGCTCTACAGCGACGGTTTGACCGAAGCCCTCATCGGTGACGGTACCCGACGTTACGACGACGACGGCGCCCTGCGCAGGTTCGCGACCACGCACGCGCCCGCTACAGCAGACGCACTGGTCGACCAAATCCGTTATCTGCTAACCGGTTTGGGCTCCGGTGTCGAGGACGACACAGCGGTACTGGCGCTGGGTGTGCCTAGATGA
- a CDS encoding alpha/beta fold hydrolase: protein MDAATRNNVTRVGDTTGPTLMLAHGFGCDQQLWHPVAARLRDRFDIVLFDHVGSGRADPAAWDPAKYASLQAYADDIVDIVESLDLRDVVFVGHSVAAVIGALAVAATPARFAKLVMVTPSPRYIDDDGYRGGFTRADIDELLESMDSNYLGWSQTMAPTIMGNPDRPELSEDLAATFCRTDPAAAKVFARATFLSDSRTDLAKVAIPTLIIDCRHDAIAPPQVGAYVRDQIPDARLVTLDATGHCPHVSAPDDTAEAIAAFAQP from the coding sequence ATGGATGCCGCCACCCGCAACAACGTCACCCGGGTCGGCGACACCACCGGGCCGACACTCATGTTGGCCCACGGCTTCGGCTGTGACCAGCAGCTGTGGCATCCGGTGGCCGCCCGATTGCGGGACCGCTTCGACATCGTCCTGTTCGACCACGTCGGCTCCGGTCGGGCCGACCCAGCTGCGTGGGACCCCGCCAAGTACGCGTCCTTGCAGGCCTACGCAGACGACATCGTGGACATCGTCGAGTCGCTGGACCTGCGCGACGTGGTGTTCGTCGGACACTCGGTGGCCGCCGTCATCGGTGCATTGGCGGTGGCGGCCACGCCAGCCCGATTCGCCAAGCTGGTGATGGTCACGCCCTCTCCGCGCTACATCGACGACGACGGGTACCGCGGCGGCTTCACCCGCGCGGACATCGACGAGCTGCTCGAGTCGATGGACAGCAATTATCTGGGGTGGTCGCAGACGATGGCACCGACGATCATGGGCAACCCTGACCGCCCGGAGCTATCCGAGGACCTCGCGGCGACGTTCTGCCGCACCGACCCCGCGGCGGCCAAAGTCTTCGCTCGCGCTACGTTTTTGTCGGACAGTCGAACTGACCTGGCGAAGGTCGCGATACCGACGCTGATCATCGACTGCCGACACGACGCCATCGCGCCGCCCCAAGTCGGCGCTTACGTCCGGGATCAGATCCCCGACGCGCGATTGGTCACTCTCGACGCGACCGGCCACTGTCCGCATGTCAGCGCACCGGACGACACCGCCGAGGCGATTGCGGCATTCGCCCAGCCATGA
- a CDS encoding diguanylate cyclase, translating to MGGSPELATLQTIIKVQQAINDADVTADAVMKIVVEQARDATRAQGAVIELAEFGEMVYTATAGTLVGTEGLRLAMSGSMSGECVRTGKILISTDTETDPRVDLAACRRVGARSMIVVPLVDGNRTQGVLKVICGQPDAFTDNDVDLLEQLAAFIAKALARANVIEEKSRAASVDALTGLANRAAFLAGLEGLISNAAGNGIPVAVVLYIDLDGFKPINDVYGHAVGDEVLQAIGHRIAHTCRSDDLGARIGGDEFAVLLAASAAPDPFGLRDRLVIALQKDIPTSAGIVNVGASCGAAVVGGGDLAEAVLARADAAMYADKRTKSGPRR from the coding sequence GTGGGGGGCAGCCCGGAGCTGGCGACGTTGCAGACCATTATCAAGGTCCAGCAAGCCATCAACGACGCCGACGTCACCGCGGACGCGGTGATGAAGATCGTCGTGGAGCAGGCGCGCGACGCAACGCGCGCCCAAGGCGCCGTGATCGAGCTGGCCGAGTTCGGTGAAATGGTGTACACGGCCACGGCCGGCACGCTGGTGGGCACCGAAGGGCTGCGGCTGGCGATGTCGGGCAGCATGTCCGGCGAGTGCGTCAGGACCGGCAAGATCCTGATTTCCACCGACACCGAAACCGATCCCCGAGTGGATTTGGCGGCCTGTCGGCGCGTCGGCGCCCGGTCGATGATCGTCGTCCCCCTGGTCGACGGCAACCGCACCCAGGGCGTGCTGAAGGTCATCTGCGGCCAGCCGGACGCCTTCACCGACAACGACGTCGACCTGCTCGAGCAGCTCGCCGCTTTCATCGCCAAGGCATTGGCGCGCGCCAACGTCATCGAAGAGAAGTCCCGCGCCGCCTCCGTCGACGCCTTGACCGGCCTGGCCAACAGGGCGGCGTTCCTCGCCGGGCTGGAAGGGTTGATCTCCAACGCCGCCGGTAACGGCATTCCGGTAGCTGTCGTGTTGTACATCGACCTCGACGGGTTCAAGCCGATCAACGACGTCTACGGGCACGCGGTCGGCGACGAGGTGCTGCAAGCCATCGGTCATCGCATCGCCCACACCTGCCGCTCCGACGACCTCGGAGCCCGTATCGGCGGCGACGAGTTCGCCGTCCTGCTGGCGGCCTCGGCGGCTCCGGACCCCTTCGGGCTGCGCGATCGCCTGGTCATCGCGCTTCAGAAAGACATCCCCACCAGTGCCGGGATCGTCAACGTCGGGGCCAGTTGCGGCGCGGCCGTGGTGGGTGGCGGCGACCTCGCCGAAGCCGTTCTGGCCCGCGCGGATGCTGCGATGTATGCGGACAAGAGAACGAAGTCCGGGCCTCGACGTTAG